In Sphingobacterium sp. SYP-B4668, the sequence CATTTCTGCTTCTCCAAAATCTCATTCGAAGTGGAGACATCGGGTAATCCTGAAATAATTTCGCCCAAGGTATACTTCATCTCTACTCCCTCTGCCATCTCCAAAATCAACTTTCCCATGGCCTCTGCTTCCATAGCCAACAGTTCGTCTTTCTCTATGCCAATTTTAATTACGGAACAGAAAGTATCGACATTGCCCAGATAGAGATTGTTAGCGGTAGAACCCTCCCCCTCATGTGCTACCTGCCAATGTACCATATCTAGGTAAATACTATGGTAACTATCCATAAAATGCCTTCGGTGCTCCAACAGTTGGAATAAAATGGATAATACACCATCATGGGTACGACCTATGATTAAACGCTCAATCTGTCTAAAATCATTTTCAAGGGTTCTT encodes:
- a CDS encoding TetR/AcrR family transcriptional regulator, which translates into the protein MEREYPKRPLAQENKHFGVEQKLKDTIVQVAIRRFSHFGLYKTTMTEIAKDLQISKVNLRYYFRDKQLLIKEVLRTLENDFRQIERLIIGRTHDGVLSILFQLLEHRRHFMDSYHSIYLDMVHWQVAHEGEGSTANNLYLGNVDTFCSVIKIGIEKDELLAMEAEAMGKLILEMAEGVEMKYTLGEIISGLPDVSTSNEILEKQKCVIALMIKGMTPEAMPRSGDVGH